TCGGTTGTCGCCGGTCATGCTCAGCGCCAGTGGCAAACCTCGGCGATCCACGATGATGTGCCGTTTACTGCCGCATTTGCCTCGATCGGTGGGTTTGGGGCCGGTCTTTTGGCCCCCCCCCGGGGCTGGCAACACTCGCCCCGTCGACGCTGCGTGAGCAATGTCAGATGACGCTGATCCCAGAGACCTTTGAGCTGCCAATCTCGTAGCCGTCACCAGCAGGTCATGCCGCTGCCGAAGCCCAGTTCCTGGGGCAGATCTTCCCATGGGATACCCGTGGTGAGGACAAATAGAATGCCGTTCAGAGCGGCCCGATCATCCAAGCGGGGGCGACCCCTGCCACGGCGACGAGGTGGCAGGGCAAGCAGCTGCTGTAAGGATTTCCACAGCTTCTGGGTGACAAGTTGATGTCTCATGCCCGTCTGACAAGGCTCGGCATCATAAGGCAGGAATGCCTACAGGAGCCGGGTCAGTCCATTCAATGATCAGTCGCGTCTGTGAAGTTGATGTTCAAGCGCTACAGTTCTTTCTACCGGTTAGCGTTAGCGCATGGCGGAGACGATATGGCTAAGCTCGAGGGACATGGCTATATATTTCAATTTCTTAAAAATTATCGTACGTGTGTGAAATGTTCTATATCTTTTTAAAGATTGATTAAATTTAGATGGATGGCATGCCTGCCAATTTGGCTTTTCAAGTAGATTGCAGGTGACTGGATACAAAAATTCCGGCATCAGCTTACGAAGCAGTTTGGGAGCTTAATCCAAAGGGAGCGGGAATGTACGCGCGGATCCGTTTAGTACTCGTGGTCTTGATCACTGCATTGCCTGCAATGGCGGGGAATTTGAAAGCGGTTAGAAATGGGGATTTTTCCTATTACACACTGACACTGGCTTGGCAGCCGGGTTTTTGCAAATTGAGCCAAGCTTGTCAGGCGCCGCAGAACCCGGCCGCGGCAATCGCTCTGCTTGGGCTATGGCCTTCCTTGCCCGTCAGTCTGCAAGAGCAAGGCGTTAAGGACCAGGATTGGCGGAGCAAGGGTTGCCTATACTTCAGCCATAGCGTTGACGATCCGCAGCTGTCGGATGAGGTGCGGGTCAATTTGCTCAAGGTGATGCCCAGATTGATTGATGACGATCTGATCAGCAGCGAGTTCATAAAGCATGCGCAATGCTTTGGTTTTCAAGGTGATGAATATTTCTCTAAGGCATTGAAATTAAGACATTTTGTTGTGAGTAGCCCGTTTGGTGCCTATCTGGAAGGCAAGAAGGGACAAGTCGTGGATCAAGAGGCAGTCCGCCAGGCTTTCATTCATGCTTTTGGCGCTGCCAGCAGCTCGGCATTAAGCTTGCGTTGCCAGCGTGATGCTCAGCAACACAGCTTATTGACTAGCTTGGAAATAAGGATATCCGCGCAAAAGATAAGTGCCTTTCCGGCTGAAGCGTCATTATGGGGGGCGGTTAAAATCGATGTCGCCGACAGCTGCGATGGGCAGATATGGATCCCGAGTTGAACAACCGTTCTGCATCGCTCAGCCCAGCCGAGTGAGTGCGGCCTGAGCGTGCAGAACCCTGAGCAAACGTGCGGGGTATCCGTTAGTACACGCGCGTTTCGCCTTGAGGGCGGTTCTTGAAGCGCTTGTGCAGCCAGAAATACTGGTCCGGTATCTCGCGGACGCGGTCTTCCAGGAAAGCGTTCATCCGGCGGGTGTCGGCCTCGATGTCCTCGCTGGGGTAGCCGTCCCACGGCGGGTAGAACTCCAGTTCGAAGCGGTCGCCGACGCGGCGGGCGATCGCCGGCACCACCTTGGCGCGCGCCAGCTTGGCGATGCGCGACATGCCGGTGATGGTGGCAGCCTTGACGCCGAAGAAGTCGACGAACAGCGAATCGCGCACGCCGAAATCCTGATCCGGAAGGTAGAGGAAGGGCGCGTGGTCCTTGCGCATCGCCTTGATGATGGGCCGCAGGCCTTCCTGGCGGGAGACGATGTAGGCGTTGTCGTAGCGCTGGCGCCCGGCGTAGATCTGCTTGTC
This genomic window from Chromobacterium violaceum ATCC 12472 contains:
- a CDS encoding ribonuclease T2, translating into MYARIRLVLVVLITALPAMAGNLKAVRNGDFSYYTLTLAWQPGFCKLSQACQAPQNPAAAIALLGLWPSLPVSLQEQGVKDQDWRSKGCLYFSHSVDDPQLSDEVRVNLLKVMPRLIDDDLISSEFIKHAQCFGFQGDEYFSKALKLRHFVVSSPFGAYLEGKKGQVVDQEAVRQAFIHAFGAASSSALSLRCQRDAQQHSLLTSLEIRISAQKISAFPAEASLWGAVKIDVADSCDGQIWIPS
- a CDS encoding lipid A biosynthesis lauroyl acyltransferase; the encoded protein is MKFAFALLWLIRLLPMRVIGLLAAGLGNLAYLLARGRRRVGLINLRLCFPDMPMAERKRLIRKNCQHMIRMVLEYGVCWWSSAKRIDGLVEIKNLHYVTDLRDKGEDVILFYPHFVGFEMCVYALNQYIPLVSVYSHQKNEALDKQIYAGRQRYDNAYIVSRQEGLRPIIKAMRKDHAPFLYLPDQDFGVRDSLFVDFFGVKAATITGMSRIAKLARAKVVPAIARRVGDRFELEFYPPWDGYPSEDIEADTRRMNAFLEDRVREIPDQYFWLHKRFKNRPQGETRVY